A stretch of Endozoicomonas sp. SCSIO W0465 DNA encodes these proteins:
- a CDS encoding nucleotidyltransferase domain-containing protein — translation MRLTTEEQNAIRKVIYQADPEAQIWLFGSRANDQAKGGDIDLLILSKTLGLKDRTGIRLALHDLIGEQKIDLVIAADDTDPFTRIALVEGIRL, via the coding sequence TTGAGACTCACGACCGAAGAGCAAAACGCCATTAGAAAGGTGATATATCAGGCAGACCCCGAGGCGCAAATATGGTTATTTGGCTCAAGGGCGAATGACCAGGCAAAAGGAGGGGATATTGACCTGCTCATCCTGTCAAAAACATTGGGTTTAAAAGACAGGACAGGCATACGGTTGGCTCTGCACGACCTTATCGGAGAGCAGAAAATTGACCTGGTGATTGCCGCAGACGATACTGATCCATTCACCCGTATCGCTCTGGTAGAGGGAATCCGGCTATGA
- a CDS encoding nucleotidyltransferase domain-containing protein produces the protein MAQSIVELARKHVAANARVWLFGSRADDAKKGGDIDLYIEADNIGNSLERKINFRLAFEDRWGELKVDVLIHDTRHEAQAIHEIARQGVRLG, from the coding sequence ATGGCACAGAGTATCGTCGAACTCGCGAGAAAACATGTAGCAGCAAATGCCCGCGTCTGGCTGTTTGGCTCCCGGGCTGATGATGCAAAAAAAGGGGGAGATATCGACCTGTATATAGAGGCAGACAATATCGGTAATTCCCTGGAACGAAAAATTAACTTCCGGTTGGCATTTGAAGACCGCTGGGGTGAATTGAAAGTGGATGTTCTGATTCATGATACCCGGCATGAAGCGCAGGCCATTCATGAGATTGCCAGGCAAGGGGTCAGGCTTGGTTAG
- a CDS encoding SPOR domain-containing protein produces the protein MGEGLKQRLIGAVVLLALLIIIAPALFRGGETHPLVTSRSSPEAPKLESPPVPAFVDQLDIPQDVVEVVSSSAEIVLQPENVRTDKATGVDEKGHLKAWSLQLATFADKTNADNLERQLKKKGYSAFQKKIATEKSKVFYRVYIGPEVRPDELQQIKVTIKKAMGLDGILVRYVP, from the coding sequence TTGGGCGAGGGACTTAAACAAAGACTAATAGGTGCTGTCGTATTGCTGGCCTTATTAATCATTATTGCGCCTGCACTTTTCAGGGGAGGAGAGACTCATCCCCTGGTTACCTCCAGATCTTCCCCTGAAGCTCCGAAGCTTGAATCCCCTCCGGTGCCTGCATTTGTTGATCAGCTTGATATTCCTCAGGATGTTGTTGAAGTGGTGTCGTCTTCTGCTGAAATTGTTCTGCAGCCAGAAAATGTTCGTACTGATAAGGCGACAGGTGTAGACGAAAAAGGGCATCTTAAAGCCTGGTCCCTGCAGCTGGCGACCTTTGCTGATAAAACTAACGCTGATAATCTGGAGCGGCAGCTGAAAAAGAAGGGGTACAGTGCTTTCCAGAAAAAAATTGCTACAGAAAAGAGCAAGGTTTTTTATCGGGTTTATATTGGTCCTGAAGTGCGTCCAGATGAACTTCAGCAGATAAAAGTTACCATCAAGAAAGCGATGGGGCTTGACGGTATACTGGTTCGGTATGTTCCATAA
- a CDS encoding nucleotidyltransferase substrate binding protein, which translates to MTIDTTFFNRCIRTLDMAYEKVIQAEDGSIDYEMYRSACVKEFEIILEQAGKLLRKCLKDFMHSPKAVDRMVFKEVFRQAAQHDLLSLEQVERWLAYRANRNNTAHDYGKKFAEYTLKLLPDFVVDAQALEKSIKQHSGQADND; encoded by the coding sequence ATGACAATAGATACAACGTTCTTCAATCGCTGTATTAGGACCCTTGATATGGCCTACGAAAAAGTTATCCAGGCTGAAGATGGCAGTATCGATTATGAGATGTACCGATCTGCCTGTGTGAAAGAGTTTGAGATCATCCTTGAACAGGCTGGCAAGTTGCTGCGCAAATGTTTGAAGGATTTTATGCATAGCCCCAAAGCGGTTGATCGAATGGTGTTCAAAGAGGTCTTCCGGCAAGCTGCTCAGCATGATTTGCTGTCATTGGAACAGGTCGAGCGCTGGTTGGCTTACCGTGCTAATCGCAACAATACCGCTCATGACTATGGGAAAAAATTTGCCGAATACACCTTGAAATTATTGCCTGACTTCGTGGTAGATGCACAGGCCCTTGAAAAATCCATAAAGCAGCATTCAGGGCAAGCGGACAATGATTGA
- a CDS encoding MraY family glycosyltransferase: MIEQLIKLLLTFLFTALLIKFLKPLAYRFGLIDEPGGRKQHDKATPMVGGVALFFTVTVTSLIWGKVGSELYYFLTAAALMVFTGAYDDRFGLGVRVRLLAEGIAACMMIFGAGVVLKDLGNLFGFGSIQMPMVIAVPFTIIAVFGAINCLNMIDGIDGLAAGLCLLSMCTFVILLGDTGSSLVPIISIIAGLGAFLAFNLQLYPGFKKIFLGDAGSMLLGFTLVWLLIRSSQDSLPLRPAFIDPATALFVLGLPLMDMASTIMHRAIKGRNPFKPDRSHMHHLLLDAGLTSERALLALLSMQLVVNSAGLLLHFSGTPAYGQFAIFLVLFGLYAIGVGKVAAAKQDTVGNTRRRVRQVLKSEALQVAARQKTD, encoded by the coding sequence ATGATTGAGCAACTTATAAAACTGCTGCTTACCTTTCTCTTTACGGCCCTTCTTATAAAATTTCTCAAGCCGCTTGCCTATCGGTTTGGCCTGATTGATGAGCCAGGGGGAAGAAAACAGCACGATAAGGCAACCCCAATGGTTGGTGGTGTGGCACTATTTTTTACGGTGACAGTAACCAGCTTGATATGGGGGAAGGTCGGATCTGAGCTTTATTATTTTTTAACTGCTGCTGCGCTTATGGTGTTTACCGGTGCTTATGACGACCGGTTCGGGTTAGGGGTCAGAGTCCGGTTATTAGCCGAAGGAATTGCTGCATGTATGATGATATTTGGTGCCGGAGTGGTACTGAAAGACCTTGGTAACCTGTTCGGTTTTGGTAGTATTCAAATGCCGATGGTTATAGCGGTACCTTTTACCATCATTGCGGTATTTGGAGCCATCAACTGTCTGAATATGATAGACGGTATTGATGGTCTTGCTGCCGGACTTTGTCTGTTATCGATGTGCACCTTTGTCATCCTGTTGGGCGACACAGGGTCTTCACTTGTTCCGATCATTTCAATTATTGCAGGCCTGGGAGCCTTTCTTGCTTTTAACTTGCAGCTTTACCCGGGCTTTAAAAAAATATTTCTTGGCGATGCAGGTTCCATGCTGCTTGGCTTTACTCTGGTATGGCTACTGATTCGCTCTTCGCAGGACTCTCTTCCGCTTCGGCCTGCTTTTATTGACCCGGCTACGGCCTTGTTTGTGCTTGGCTTGCCTTTGATGGATATGGCATCAACAATCATGCACAGGGCAATTAAAGGAAGGAATCCATTTAAGCCAGACAGAAGTCATATGCATCATCTACTATTGGATGCCGGGCTAACTTCTGAAAGGGCCTTGCTGGCACTATTAAGCATGCAGCTGGTGGTTAATAGCGCGGGTCTGTTGTTGCATTTTTCAGGGACTCCGGCTTACGGACAATTTGCGATTTTCCTTGTGCTGTTTGGACTCTATGCCATCGGGGTAGGCAAGGTGGCTGCGGCCAAACAAGATACCGTTGGAAATACCAGGCGACGTGTCCGACAGGTTTTGAAATCTGAAGCATTACAGGTTGCAGCAAGGCAAAAGACCGATTAA
- a CDS encoding nucleotidyltransferase family protein: MNCSTDHPPEHLDLTHDELLVLQALLKKHLPDIEVWAYGSRVNGKAHSASDLDMVTFSGPEQAIAIAELREALEESNLPFRVDLFVWDQVPEHFRKVIREKYVVIQ; the protein is encoded by the coding sequence ATGAACTGCTCTACCGATCATCCCCCGGAACACCTTGACCTGACGCACGATGAACTGTTAGTGCTACAGGCATTGCTGAAAAAACATTTGCCAGATATCGAAGTCTGGGCTTATGGCTCAAGAGTCAATGGCAAGGCCCATTCAGCATCGGATCTTGATATGGTCACCTTTTCCGGCCCGGAACAGGCGATTGCGATAGCTGAACTTCGGGAGGCACTGGAAGAGAGTAACCTGCCATTTCGGGTCGATCTTTTTGTTTGGGATCAGGTGCCTGAGCATTTCCGGAAAGTGATACGGGAAAAGTATGTTGTTATTCAATAG
- a CDS encoding ISNCY family transposase, which produces MRKKRNPQCSMELHYVPHEICSQLSGISQWLDAHPQFNDWIYEDLSSGDKQNTGRNGLSAESVLRAALLKQYLNCDYDYLSFVLMDSMLFRDFCRLEPNQRPSRSSLHGLISLLTASTWERINNCQLMTAKDQGIEKGRTVAIDSTVTESDIKPPCDSDLLASSVKEICRLLERGQTLTATPLYEYTHHNRAVKDAARKCIYAGKEERHQHYKKLLQLTRKSRKVLIEATVTLANARQQGQCLLADDADKWQADVDHLLPLVDAIVSQTERRVFKGEKVPAQEKVVSLYEPHTDIIVKDRRQVQYGHKLNLVQGKSRLILDLVIEEGNPADSDQFIPMMERQKEIYGRVPRQTSGDGGYACRANLEKAKAMGISDVAFNKKRGLEVEEMTKSQYVYKTLFRFRAGIEAGISWLKRCFGLSRCHCKGSERFDSHCWLSVVCYNLVILARHPAPS; this is translated from the coding sequence ATGCGCAAAAAACGCAACCCGCAGTGTAGTATGGAACTCCATTACGTACCTCATGAAATCTGCTCCCAGCTTTCCGGTATCTCGCAATGGCTTGACGCCCATCCACAGTTCAATGACTGGATTTATGAGGACTTAAGTTCTGGTGATAAACAGAACACTGGGCGGAACGGACTATCAGCAGAATCCGTTCTTCGTGCGGCACTCCTGAAACAGTATTTGAATTGTGATTATGACTACTTGTCGTTTGTTTTGATGGACTCCATGCTCTTTCGAGACTTTTGTCGCCTCGAACCAAACCAGCGCCCCAGTCGCTCCAGTTTGCATGGGCTCATCAGCCTTCTTACTGCATCTACATGGGAACGGATTAATAACTGTCAGCTAATGACCGCTAAAGATCAGGGTATTGAAAAAGGGCGCACTGTGGCTATTGACAGCACAGTCACCGAATCGGATATCAAACCTCCTTGCGACAGTGATCTTTTAGCCAGTTCCGTTAAAGAAATTTGTCGGCTGCTGGAACGGGGACAAACACTGACAGCGACACCGCTTTATGAATATACCCATCACAACCGAGCCGTAAAAGATGCGGCCAGAAAATGCATCTACGCTGGCAAAGAAGAGCGGCATCAGCATTATAAAAAACTGCTGCAGTTGACCCGAAAATCCCGGAAGGTACTTATCGAAGCTACTGTCACGCTAGCAAACGCCCGTCAGCAGGGGCAGTGTCTCCTGGCTGATGATGCCGACAAGTGGCAGGCAGATGTGGATCACCTGTTACCCCTGGTGGATGCAATAGTCTCCCAGACAGAGCGCAGGGTCTTTAAGGGTGAAAAGGTGCCAGCCCAGGAAAAAGTGGTTAGCCTGTATGAACCCCATACGGATATCATCGTAAAAGACAGGCGGCAAGTACAGTATGGCCATAAACTGAACCTGGTTCAGGGAAAAAGTCGATTGATCCTGGACCTGGTTATTGAGGAAGGTAACCCAGCGGATTCGGACCAATTCATTCCGATGATGGAAAGACAAAAAGAAATTTATGGTCGTGTACCTCGCCAGACAAGCGGTGACGGCGGATACGCGTGTCGCGCTAATTTGGAAAAAGCCAAGGCCATGGGAATCAGCGATGTAGCTTTTAATAAGAAGCGCGGACTTGAAGTCGAAGAGATGACTAAAAGTCAGTATGTGTATAAAACGCTCTTTCGCTTCCGGGCAGGTATTGAAGCGGGAATTTCGTGGCTAAAGAGATGTTTTGGGCTATCACGTTGCCACTGCAAGGGTTCTGAGCGTTTTGATTCTCATTGCTGGTTATCGGTGGTCTGTTACAACCTGGTGATTCTGGCCAGACACCCGGCACCATCCTGA
- a CDS encoding nucleotidyltransferase domain-containing protein, which translates to MRITNKQAGHICNVLQHYFGAKTDIWLFGSRVDDNQRGGDIDLYIETDLQSPEAVIDAKLHSLVAIKQHIGDQKIDLVIYRRGKPREGIHHEARNTGIQLNGNRAGQRNG; encoded by the coding sequence TTGAGAATCACAAACAAACAGGCGGGCCATATTTGCAACGTGCTTCAGCATTACTTTGGTGCCAAAACTGATATCTGGCTCTTTGGCTCCAGAGTTGATGATAACCAGCGTGGTGGTGATATTGACCTCTATATAGAAACTGACCTGCAAAGCCCGGAAGCGGTTATTGATGCCAAACTCCACAGCCTGGTTGCCATCAAGCAGCACATCGGTGACCAGAAAATTGACCTGGTCATCTACCGACGAGGAAAACCCCGGGAAGGGATTCACCATGAAGCCAGAAATACCGGGATTCAATTGAATGGCAACCGAGCAGGACAAAGGAATGGGTAG
- the mtnP gene encoding S-methyl-5'-thioadenosine phosphorylase, with the protein MLAIIGGTGLYDVEGLELVSEEEVDTPFGTPSAPLSTLKSGDREILFLPRHGKGHAFLPHEINYRANMYALKQAGARMVLGFSAVGSLREEIAPGDFSIPSQYLDLTKGKREATFFGNGIAAHVSTAVPTCPALSGWVKQVAQEKAVKLHMDKTYACVEGPRLGTKAESCFMRRAGCDLVGMTNVPEVFLAREAQLSYATICIATDYDCWLDDPDQHVTVQAVIARFNASLAKARELLMALLALPLPTIDEDYRKALEMAVLTPDRALNEEQLAMLEVLRA; encoded by the coding sequence ATGCTGGCAATCATTGGGGGAACAGGTCTTTACGACGTTGAAGGTCTGGAACTGGTATCAGAAGAAGAAGTCGATACACCGTTCGGCACGCCATCTGCGCCGCTGAGCACGCTGAAATCAGGCGACAGGGAAATTCTATTCTTACCTCGCCATGGTAAGGGGCATGCCTTCCTGCCCCACGAGATCAATTACCGGGCAAATATGTATGCGCTTAAGCAGGCCGGTGCGCGAATGGTATTGGGGTTCTCAGCGGTTGGCAGTCTGCGCGAAGAAATTGCGCCTGGCGATTTTTCCATTCCCTCTCAATATCTCGACCTCACCAAAGGTAAGCGCGAGGCTACCTTCTTCGGTAATGGCATTGCTGCGCACGTTTCCACTGCGGTACCAACCTGCCCTGCACTGTCCGGTTGGGTGAAGCAGGTAGCGCAGGAAAAAGCCGTCAAGTTGCATATGGATAAGACCTACGCCTGCGTTGAGGGGCCGCGCCTTGGTACAAAGGCCGAGAGCTGTTTCATGCGGCGAGCCGGATGCGATCTTGTCGGCATGACCAATGTTCCGGAAGTTTTCCTCGCCCGTGAGGCGCAGCTCTCTTACGCAACCATCTGCATCGCCACCGATTATGATTGCTGGCTTGATGATCCTGATCAACATGTGACGGTTCAGGCGGTGATAGCACGGTTTAACGCAAGCCTTGCGAAGGCCAGGGAACTGCTGATGGCACTGTTGGCTTTGCCCTTGCCGACGATTGATGAAGACTACCGTAAAGCACTTGAAATGGCGGTGCTCACCCCTGACAGAGCATTGAATGAAGAGCAGCTGGCCATGCTGGAAGTGCTGCGAGCTTAG
- a CDS encoding radical SAM protein, which translates to MNLIINKEALEKSGKFSNPDWTAKGEPRAKVGLKHLSTLWFNTGTLCNLACKNCYIATPGNDRLVYISHGEVVTYLNEIRDQDLGTTEIGITGGEPFMNPDIIPIMESVLERGFELLVLTNAMRPMMKCADDLLRLNHKFGSKMTLRVSVDHFQPELHEDERGKNSWKPMMLGLKWLSDNEFTIDIGGRTRWGEEEEKLRSGFARFFADNNIKINAFDRKQLVLFPEMEPAEDVPEITTDCWGILNVDPSDMMCSSSRMVVKHKGDDRPTVQSCTLLAYDRQFDLGPTLVEASKPVSLNHVFCAKFCVLGGGACSVKN; encoded by the coding sequence ATGAACTTGATTATCAATAAAGAAGCGCTTGAAAAGTCCGGCAAGTTTTCAAACCCTGACTGGACAGCAAAAGGCGAGCCCCGTGCCAAAGTCGGCCTGAAGCACTTGTCGACCTTATGGTTTAATACCGGAACCCTATGCAATCTGGCATGCAAGAATTGCTATATTGCCACGCCCGGGAATGACCGGCTGGTTTACATCTCCCATGGGGAAGTGGTCACCTATCTCAACGAGATCAGGGATCAGGATTTAGGCACGACCGAAATTGGCATCACCGGCGGCGAGCCTTTCATGAACCCGGACATCATTCCGATCATGGAGAGCGTGCTGGAGCGAGGCTTTGAGTTGCTGGTACTGACCAATGCCATGAGGCCGATGATGAAATGCGCAGACGATCTGCTTCGGCTTAATCATAAATTCGGATCGAAGATGACACTGCGGGTATCGGTCGATCACTTCCAACCGGAACTGCATGAGGATGAGCGCGGCAAAAACAGCTGGAAGCCAATGATGCTGGGGCTTAAATGGCTGTCTGACAACGAGTTCACCATCGATATTGGCGGACGCACCCGCTGGGGCGAGGAAGAAGAGAAGCTAAGGTCAGGGTTTGCCAGGTTCTTTGCCGACAACAACATCAAGATCAATGCGTTCGATCGCAAGCAACTGGTCCTGTTTCCTGAAATGGAACCTGCTGAGGATGTTCCCGAGATCACCACCGATTGCTGGGGCATTTTGAATGTCGATCCGTCCGACATGATGTGCTCATCCTCCCGCATGGTAGTGAAGCACAAGGGCGATGATCGCCCAACGGTTCAGTCGTGTACACTACTTGCCTATGACCGGCAGTTTGATCTGGGACCAACGCTTGTAGAAGCGTCGAAACCGGTTTCGCTCAATCATGTGTTCTGCGCAAAGTTCTGCGTGCTCGGCGGCGGCGCTTGCAGCGTAAAAAATTAG
- a CDS encoding Fic family protein, protein MNNTNRFDQIDALKQQLDTLRPLPKETVRSLHEALVLEWTYHSNAIEGNTLTLKETKVVLEGITVGGKSLREHFEAINHREAIAWVESVVERDEPFSERLVKSIHQLVLKNIDDGNAGRYRQQNVVIAGAKHTPPEHYHLPQLMNDLVEWYQQQSYHPLERSARLHVDFVGIHPFVDGNGRTARLLMNFDLMGTGYLPVIIRKENRLAYYEALDKALTQKNYGGFIDMVTSAQEEALNRYIRIIE, encoded by the coding sequence ATGAACAACACAAACCGCTTTGACCAGATTGATGCACTTAAGCAACAGCTTGATACCTTAAGGCCTCTACCGAAAGAAACCGTCCGGTCACTCCATGAGGCCCTGGTTCTGGAGTGGACATACCACTCAAATGCCATTGAGGGAAATACCTTAACCCTGAAAGAAACAAAGGTAGTACTTGAGGGTATTACCGTTGGGGGTAAATCCCTCCGGGAGCATTTTGAGGCCATTAATCACCGTGAGGCTATTGCCTGGGTGGAGTCTGTTGTAGAAAGGGATGAGCCATTCAGCGAAAGACTGGTAAAAAGTATTCACCAGTTAGTGCTGAAAAATATAGATGATGGCAATGCGGGTCGATACCGCCAGCAAAATGTTGTCATCGCTGGTGCCAAGCACACGCCCCCGGAACATTACCACTTGCCGCAGCTGATGAATGATTTGGTTGAATGGTACCAGCAGCAGAGCTATCACCCCCTGGAGCGGTCTGCCCGGCTGCATGTGGATTTTGTGGGTATTCATCCCTTCGTGGATGGCAATGGCCGAACCGCCCGGCTGTTAATGAACTTTGATTTGATGGGCACTGGCTACTTGCCGGTCATTATCCGCAAGGAAAACCGTCTGGCCTATTATGAGGCGCTGGATAAAGCGCTTACCCAAAAGAACTACGGGGGATTTATTGATATGGTGACCAGCGCCCAGGAAGAGGCTTTGAATCGTTATATCCGTATTATTGAATAA
- a CDS encoding IS1634 family transposase, with protein MHPHQFHIQRIDHMGLVAGMCKELGISNHLDSLVPNQSEHRNISFGETVVSMLLNGLGFTARTLHMFPEFHADKPLDKLIRPGIKPEHINDSVLGRALDQLFELDVSEVYLSLAVKAVNVLKLPCKALNLDSTSLHVDGVYNSESDVDEEDMHCIKLCRGYSRDHRPELNQAILLMMTENQAGIPVFMKASSGNVNDNKNFKKVISSHLKSYREALNNRYLIGDAALYTTDNVQILHQQGQQFITRVPSKIKEARELIDSVASCEMTPVEGAEGYESHEMLSDHAGVSQRWILVRSEQARKSEQKTLLKKMLKKSEKEAEALTSKLAKKAFKCETDALRAFDEWQSKTIYCQAEPVITEKPCYTKVGRPEKGSKPDSIEYYVSGYPWVSVDCRKDAECSLGCFVLATNDLDDSRLSTAEVLSTYKSQQSVERGFRFLKSPEFLVSSLFLKKPERIEALLMVMTLCLLVYAAIQHRIRHELKRQSRFFPDMKRKPCQNPTARWVFFCFQGINVLLVDGHEKHVVGLQERQLTIISILGRPYQEIYS; from the coding sequence ATGCATCCTCATCAGTTCCACATTCAACGTATCGATCATATGGGTTTGGTTGCCGGTATGTGCAAAGAACTCGGTATCTCTAATCATCTGGATTCCCTGGTTCCTAACCAATCTGAACACCGGAATATTTCCTTTGGCGAAACCGTAGTATCAATGCTGCTTAACGGCCTTGGGTTCACTGCCCGCACGCTTCATATGTTCCCGGAGTTTCATGCTGATAAACCGCTGGATAAACTCATCAGGCCCGGTATTAAACCCGAACACATTAACGACAGTGTACTCGGCAGAGCCCTGGATCAGCTTTTTGAACTGGATGTAAGTGAGGTCTATTTATCGCTGGCTGTCAAGGCAGTGAATGTCTTAAAACTGCCGTGCAAGGCTCTGAACCTTGACTCAACAAGCTTGCATGTGGACGGCGTTTATAACAGCGAATCTGACGTCGACGAAGAAGATATGCACTGTATCAAACTCTGTCGTGGATACAGCAGGGATCATCGACCCGAGCTCAACCAGGCAATACTGCTGATGATGACGGAAAATCAGGCCGGTATTCCCGTTTTTATGAAAGCGTCCAGTGGCAACGTAAACGACAATAAAAACTTTAAAAAAGTCATCAGCAGCCATTTGAAATCCTACCGGGAAGCCCTGAATAATCGCTACCTGATTGGTGATGCAGCACTTTATACAACAGATAACGTACAGATACTTCATCAGCAGGGCCAGCAATTTATCACCCGGGTTCCGTCAAAAATCAAAGAAGCCAGAGAACTGATTGACAGTGTCGCTTCTTGTGAAATGACACCAGTGGAGGGTGCTGAGGGCTATGAGAGTCATGAAATGCTGTCAGATCATGCGGGTGTCTCCCAGCGCTGGATTCTGGTCCGCAGCGAGCAGGCTCGAAAGAGCGAACAAAAAACACTGCTGAAAAAAATGCTAAAGAAGTCTGAGAAAGAAGCAGAAGCGCTGACCAGTAAACTGGCCAAAAAAGCCTTCAAGTGTGAAACCGACGCATTGCGTGCGTTCGATGAATGGCAGTCAAAAACTATTTATTGTCAGGCGGAACCTGTCATTACTGAGAAACCCTGCTATACCAAGGTAGGTCGTCCGGAGAAAGGCTCTAAACCGGACAGTATTGAATATTATGTGAGCGGATATCCTTGGGTATCCGTTGACTGTCGCAAAGATGCAGAGTGTTCTCTGGGTTGCTTTGTGCTGGCGACGAATGATCTGGACGACAGTCGGCTGAGTACAGCAGAAGTGCTAAGTACTTACAAATCACAACAGTCAGTAGAGCGTGGCTTTCGGTTTTTGAAGAGCCCGGAGTTTCTGGTTTCTTCGCTGTTTTTAAAGAAACCGGAACGAATAGAAGCCTTGCTGATGGTGATGACGCTGTGTCTGTTAGTGTATGCGGCGATTCAGCATCGAATTAGGCATGAGCTAAAACGACAGAGTCGGTTTTTCCCGGACATGAAGCGGAAACCCTGCCAAAACCCGACAGCGCGTTGGGTGTTTTTCTGCTTTCAGGGTATCAACGTGCTATTGGTCGATGGACATGAAAAGCATGTGGTTGGATTACAAGAAAGGCAGTTGACTATTATTTCAATTCTTGGGCGACCGTATCAGGAAATTTATTCCTGA
- a CDS encoding nucleotidyltransferase family protein yields the protein MIDLRDKDCKAICAIAEQIFAPGTEIWAYGSRVKGTNHDTSDLDLVVHFPPDQDKMTDYEQLSLFLETLRDSNIPIIVQALAWHSIPDSFREEIDKNHQMLWLCQ from the coding sequence ATGATTGATCTCAGGGATAAGGACTGCAAGGCAATCTGTGCCATTGCCGAACAGATATTTGCCCCGGGTACTGAAATCTGGGCTTACGGTAGCCGGGTCAAGGGGACTAATCATGACACCAGTGACCTGGATCTCGTTGTGCACTTTCCCCCGGACCAGGATAAGATGACAGACTATGAGCAGTTGAGCCTGTTTCTCGAAACCCTGCGAGACTCTAATATACCCATTATTGTCCAGGCGCTTGCCTGGCACAGTATTCCCGATAGTTTTCGCGAGGAGATAGATAAAAACCACCAGATGCTCTGGCTCTGCCAGTGA
- a CDS encoding IS110 family transposase, with translation MINYNYVGVDVSKNKLDCLWLKDPEKNKVKTKVFDNTPKGHQQLATWLLDNTKAKPEEIYIVLEATSIYHEVLSYYLHGADFLVNVVNPSRVRNFAKGLGTLQKTDKKDSAVLARFGHQNGIQLWKPEPDEIRKLKSMLARLEALESDLLREKNRLEKAEITQSSQVVLASLDKMIKELKAEKNRVEREINDHIDQFPHLKTDRRLMLTIKGIGPVVSRWMLSIIHSRSFKAGSSVAAFLGLVPRLRESGEQKGRSHLSKVGPAHIRAKLYMAAVVAIKHNPDIKAQYQRLLSNGKTKMQAIGAAMRKLVQICFGVVKHQKEYQPQLA, from the coding sequence ATGATTAATTATAATTACGTCGGTGTGGATGTTAGCAAGAATAAGCTGGACTGCCTGTGGCTGAAAGATCCAGAAAAGAACAAGGTAAAGACCAAGGTGTTTGATAACACTCCTAAAGGTCATCAGCAGCTTGCCACGTGGTTGCTGGATAATACCAAGGCGAAACCTGAAGAGATTTATATCGTTCTGGAGGCAACCAGTATTTATCATGAAGTCCTGTCTTATTACCTGCATGGGGCTGATTTTCTTGTGAATGTGGTCAATCCATCCAGGGTGAGAAACTTTGCCAAGGGGCTTGGAACGCTTCAGAAAACCGATAAAAAAGACAGTGCTGTTTTGGCCAGGTTTGGTCATCAGAATGGTATTCAGCTATGGAAGCCAGAGCCGGACGAAATTCGTAAGCTGAAGTCAATGCTAGCACGACTGGAAGCGCTGGAAAGCGACTTGCTCAGAGAAAAGAATCGACTGGAAAAAGCAGAAATTACGCAGTCATCACAAGTGGTTTTAGCCTCATTGGACAAAATGATCAAAGAGCTAAAAGCCGAGAAAAATAGGGTTGAACGAGAGATCAATGATCATATTGATCAGTTTCCGCACTTAAAGACAGACCGTAGACTAATGCTAACCATCAAGGGGATTGGCCCAGTGGTTTCCAGATGGATGTTATCAATAATCCATAGTCGAAGTTTCAAGGCGGGGAGCAGTGTTGCGGCTTTTCTTGGCTTGGTGCCCAGACTACGGGAGTCTGGTGAACAGAAAGGGCGAAGCCACTTGAGCAAGGTGGGGCCTGCTCATATCAGAGCCAAGTTGTATATGGCCGCAGTAGTGGCTATCAAGCATAACCCCGATATAAAAGCCCAGTATCAGCGGCTATTGTCTAATGGCAAGACCAAGATGCAAGCGATTGGAGCGGCAATGCGGAAGCTTGTACAAATTTGTTTTGGTGTTGTTAAACACCAGAAAGAATATCAGCCTCAGTTAGCTTGA